Within the Echinicola sp. 20G genome, the region AGTCCCACCTGAATTGAAAGATGAAATCGAAGGAACTTTTCAGTCTGCTACAGATACTTTTTTCGAAAACAGGAAAAACTATTTTGAAGGCTTAGCTCTGCAAGCAGATGAAAACATCAAAGTTTACGAGCACCTGGTCCAACAGGCCCGTGACGCTTTTAATATGCAAGATGCCCGACAGGCCTTTGAGATCAGTAAGAAAATCCAAAAACAGTGGAAAGAATCTGGAAAAGTGCCTGCTGAAAGAAGGCAGCCGCTGTGGGATGAATTTTCGAAACTGAACAACAGGATATTCAGTCGATATAAAAGGACCGTCCAGCAAAATAAATCAAGGCCTCCAATGCTCCGCCCTTATGAAATTGTAAAAAAACTGGAGCAATTGGCAGACAATATGAGAACACTTTCTTTAGGTGCAACAACGCCTGAGAAACTCTCAAAAGCCAAACGTCTGCAGGCGGAATGGAAAACATTACCTCCCAAAAAACCTAGAGAAGCACAACAATACTCTCGCTTGTTCGTCTTCTTTACTGATATAGTATTTGAGAAATCTTTCTTGCACAAACTAGCAAGGTCCAAGTTCGACAACTTCCACGAAATGGAAGAACATGAACAAAATCAGGTAAAAATCAATATCATGAAAGACCTGATCGTAAGAGATGAAAAAGAACTCAGTACAGTAAAAGAAAACTCAGAGAAATTCCGTTCTCAAGAGAGCGATTTCGAAACAATTTTATATAGAAAAATAGGTGCTTATAAAAGGAAGCTTGAAGTAAAAAATCATATTTTGAAGGAACTTTCAAACAAATAATTGGTTAGAGTTTTAAAACTTAAAAGATTTTATATTTTTGCTTTCCCGTGCACAACGGAAAAACTTAAAATGTTGACACTATGTATTGGACTTTAGAACTAGCATCTTACTTAGAAGATGCGCCGTGGCCAGCTACTAAAGACGAATTGATCGATT harbors:
- a CDS encoding DUF349 domain-containing protein, which produces MEHPYGYIKEDKVYLKGFLNQEDRVIGEVKESEASTIKYFEERFEQAKKKVTDLKQDIEDNQNKGSFLMKLIHLRDALMQYDALGDFVPLIEELDKLEEYLNDIIQTNRARNLEIKKGLILEAEELKNDTDWKETSEKFKDLKLRWIKTGPVPPELKDEIEGTFQSATDTFFENRKNYFEGLALQADENIKVYEHLVQQARDAFNMQDARQAFEISKKIQKQWKESGKVPAERRQPLWDEFSKLNNRIFSRYKRTVQQNKSRPPMLRPYEIVKKLEQLADNMRTLSLGATTPEKLSKAKRLQAEWKTLPPKKPREAQQYSRLFVFFTDIVFEKSFLHKLARSKFDNFHEMEEHEQNQVKINIMKDLIVRDEKELSTVKENSEKFRSQESDFETILYRKIGAYKRKLEVKNHILKELSNK